In one window of Aquimarina spinulae DNA:
- a CDS encoding ABC transporter permease, whose amino-acid sequence MIVTILQKDLRLYFSDKKGILITFLLPIIMITLFAFAFGGVVKKKSAPKPLGVLVVDKDATTTSQELITKLNSMQTIRLIASEEEKALDLVRKGKNVAALIFEKGFSDAVKTDTDLPIELKYDAARDLQMRIVHTVLKEGFKYHLGKVDVINTVKLKTTSLIKENSTKAHPGLVQAVGGTAIMMLLFSIAAIGGGLLDEKEAGTLKRLLIAPVKPLDILLAKMGTAMVVSILQLATMFIFAWLAFGLPIFMDLFSLIVLILCISFAVSSFGVFLVSTVKTRQQLQGMSTIIIILMSAIGGSMIPISMMPAFMQNIAVISVNYWGIEGFFDIFWRQLPLIAILPKMGILLAIGLGMTLVSTVLFKKNVIAIE is encoded by the coding sequence TGGTGGTGTTGTAAAAAAGAAAAGCGCTCCAAAACCTTTAGGGGTTTTGGTCGTGGATAAAGATGCGACAACAACTTCTCAAGAATTGATTACAAAATTGAATAGCATGCAAACCATTCGTTTGATTGCTTCTGAAGAAGAGAAAGCCTTAGATCTTGTTAGAAAAGGGAAAAATGTAGCCGCTCTAATTTTTGAAAAAGGATTTTCGGATGCTGTTAAAACCGATACAGACTTGCCTATCGAACTAAAATACGACGCTGCAAGAGATTTACAGATGCGAATTGTACATACCGTTTTAAAAGAAGGATTCAAATATCATTTAGGAAAAGTAGATGTGATTAATACTGTAAAACTAAAAACGACTTCGCTAATCAAAGAGAATTCTACCAAAGCGCATCCTGGTTTGGTACAAGCTGTAGGAGGAACAGCAATTATGATGTTGTTATTTAGTATAGCCGCTATTGGCGGTGGATTGTTAGATGAAAAAGAGGCAGGTACTTTAAAACGTTTGCTAATTGCTCCTGTAAAACCATTAGATATTTTATTAGCAAAAATGGGAACAGCAATGGTGGTTTCTATTTTACAATTAGCCACCATGTTTATCTTTGCGTGGCTGGCATTCGGGTTACCTATTTTTATGGATCTATTCTCATTAATCGTATTGATTTTATGTATCTCGTTTGCAGTTTCTAGTTTTGGAGTTTTCTTAGTGTCTACAGTAAAAACACGTCAACAATTACAAGGAATGAGCACCATTATTATCATTCTGATGTCAGCAATTGGAGGAAGTATGATTCCGATTAGTATGATGCCAGCCTTCATGCAAAACATTGCAGTAATTAGTGTAAATTATTGGGGGATTGAAGGTTTCTTTGATATTTTCTGGAGACAATTACCTTTGATAGCTATTCTTCCTAAAATGGGAATTCTATTAGCCATTGGTTTGGGAATGACTTTGGTTTCTACAGTATTGTTTAAGAAGAATGTTATTGCCATAGAGTAA
- a CDS encoding PD40 domain-containing protein — translation MKKVHFILLLILVLVFNACTTKKQHATTTTSPIIESPYLGQKPPGLIPERFAPGMIVTEGWEYGGVFTPDQKEFYFIREVKENKKHEFVVFQYKNNRWQESVISARVGQPFISPDGKTMHLGRRYKERTETGEWSGIKKLDSLFQKIEIMRLTTSSKGTYVFDEVGMPDGDGVIWYSRLINGRHEEPKAFGKKINTGKMNAHPFIAPDESYLIWDGERENGYGDSDIYISFKQQDGSWGEAINLGDKINTSAWEAAASVTPDGKYLFFNRNMGSDKYENVDVLWVDAQIIENLRPKR, via the coding sequence ATGAAAAAAGTACATTTTATTTTGCTTCTTATATTGGTACTAGTTTTTAATGCTTGCACTACTAAAAAACAGCACGCAACAACTACTACTTCACCAATTATAGAAAGTCCCTATCTGGGGCAAAAGCCACCTGGTTTAATACCTGAACGTTTTGCTCCAGGTATGATCGTGACTGAGGGTTGGGAATACGGAGGAGTCTTTACACCCGACCAGAAAGAGTTTTATTTTATCAGAGAAGTAAAGGAAAATAAAAAACATGAATTTGTTGTTTTTCAATATAAAAATAATAGGTGGCAGGAGTCAGTGATATCTGCGAGAGTAGGGCAGCCATTTATCTCACCCGATGGTAAGACCATGCATTTAGGCAGACGATATAAGGAGCGAACCGAGACGGGGGAGTGGTCAGGGATAAAAAAACTAGACTCCTTATTTCAAAAAATAGAGATCATGCGCCTTACGACTTCATCAAAAGGAACCTATGTTTTTGATGAAGTGGGCATGCCAGATGGAGACGGTGTGATTTGGTATTCTCGATTAATAAATGGGAGGCATGAAGAACCTAAAGCATTTGGTAAAAAGATTAACACCGGAAAGATGAACGCACACCCATTTATTGCACCAGATGAATCCTATTTAATCTGGGATGGTGAAAGAGAAAACGGATATGGAGATTCGGATATTTACATTAGTTTTAAACAACAAGATGGTTCCTGGGGTGAGGCTATCAACCTCGGAGATAAGATAAACACCAGTGCCTGGGAAGCAGCTGCAAGTGTTACACCAGATGGTAAATATCTTTTCTTTAATAGGAATATGGGCTCTGACAAATACGAAAACGTAGACGTATTGTGGGTAGATGCGCAGATTATTGAAAATCTTAGACCCAAGCGATAA